The genomic stretch CGCGTGCTGGTGGTGGACGACGAAGCGGCCGTCCTGCTCACCTATCGTCTTATTCTTGAGCGGCAGGGCTATGAAGTTGTGGCGTGCGGCACCTCCAAGGCCGCGATTGAGGCCATGGAGAGGCAGCAGTTTGATGTGGTTCTGTGCGATTATTCACTGGAAGAGCAACATACAGGGTTTGAAGTAATCTCTGCGGCAAGAAAAATTAACGCCGCCATTCCCGCGGCCCTGCTTACGGGGTATGCCACCAAGGAAACCGCGGATGAAGCAGCCAGCCGTGGCATTGGCGTAATGTTCAAGCCGATTGAGATTGAAGAATTTTTGGCGACAACCTCCAACATGTTGAGGAGAGACAATGAGTCCAAGCAAGAAGGCAGGCAAGAAGACAACCGCG from Terriglobia bacterium encodes the following:
- a CDS encoding response regulator; this translates as MSADQKYRVLVVDDEAAVLLTYRLILERQGYEVVACGTSKAAIEAMERQQFDVVLCDYSLEEQHTGFEVISAARKINAAIPAALLTGYATKETADEAASRGIGVMFKPIEIEEFLATTSNMLRRDNESKQEGRQEDNRGPQSDHQG